One genomic region from Phragmites australis chromosome 1, lpPhrAust1.1, whole genome shotgun sequence encodes:
- the LOC133916442 gene encoding uncharacterized protein LOC133916442 isoform X3, translated as MEELAAAAVPPPRWHRERRHRRKASDAAANALAASFGDVFGGPPRFATGAPADYAEVFGGVAASCSIPYLDVPPAAAARDAGAGAGGYGDIFGRFDFGDFATPYDEMLAGPEEIPSPSGSSRSSIRKESGQLDSERSIPYQNYPNAGCDQHFDEEDFYQVSFPPNGEQKFSMSYNKTRGRPDDLVEMTTCIVEPSISYVVDSCNLSNDSEMNLVMDSGTHANGVKGKVRPPIPASSSIKSANSDSVLDSCSLSDDSEMNHVPVMDSGTLGDGVKGKVSPPFPASSSMRSANSASVVDQQQHIPTCLPISENICEDENYNKRSSTHSVSSEETPSPNYPFLRVSNTSLPAAPIKVQPPPMPPSKLLNKKGSNKNGHSDANPNSAAAAAAMKEAMEFAEARLKAAKEMMDRKGDSFKLRKRPVHHRSTKSTEIKEIKTPDEVHLFEEKLNMRRLLEEENQNKDPALLDNSDGSAVKFVDCDHNKKGVLPPGKPQEMLQNGNKLEQLRKCTSDAGFYELISHDQRCRPNAVTCKGSKDGTTNSFTKLNQFEKEKAGGFAGELKRFRKLWFSNDTTELRTECVNLVKDGIASVEVEHKAPRPPEVPSCEETATYQELTDSRFKHCPGVGISLQAHDDDGRFEISCMNNIPAKVHVVPEMCSPYLEACISGGHADDNKNHSVASTEETPLVRKSNQDNNNKEELELPCADEILCTSARSQISREHPILLNIDETNETQVKISELEEYAESRETSEEGKLFSFVDVAYLHSENERANEVTSEALIHEEMKKFGTEETAGAHEDFQYGDVDADADAGSSEKEVNVTSGSANANGNKNDEAEVLNVFVGDAEPNVRTCGTFGKDPYQLQESQGSLGPQDLENIMYRVEDIASHGMERKTKESLLENVEKTLVEEVLNHVGREGKKSIEAGIHKRQNNIYAEVNIRCDRDGNTCHSISEVFTDDGSDYAVKMSTRLDNLASSFSEACTSMRQLSQNAVSASAEKADKITPVLENLEEDCREADREFRNEKCTALEERQKAASKMEERDDKDSILNVRFKDQKSFYMDSDIIPRFVEDTASDIVQKSREENPIVQRTKGKNDIKKTEGETEEMLVRQDEDKEKECKMEKQKEQNKERWRRELEEEKEREMERAKDRLAVQRATREAHERAFAEARVKAKRIAHERAFARQRADAESHEKEEKTTAEAPAEKANREARMKAERAAVERATAEARERAIEKAKAASDAKERMERFRSSFKDSFKVTNQDNQQETQFQKSAFNNCGKSMGSCNEVVEVESALRHKAKLERQQRTAERAPLLKRTCGTCWLRGSKQRDTDWLNFSILKSRDGQMEKKEICEHCCPHYNIYLVQTVAGSQFPSQILLQLLVSRKHTGRQPFVSILINYNNEALQ; from the exons atggaggagctcgctgcggcggcggtgccgCCACCGCGGTGGCACCGGGAACGGCGGCACCGGCGGAAGGCGTCGGACGCGGCGGCGAATGCGCTGGCAGCGTCCTTCGGCGACGTGTTCGGCGGCCCCCCGCGGTTCGCCACGGGGGCGCCGGCGGACTACGCGGAGGTGTTCGGCGGCGTAGCGGCCTCGTGCTCCATCCCGTACCTCGACGTGCCCCCGGCCGCCGCAGCCCgcgacgccggcgccggcgcgggcggGTACGGCGACATCTTCGGGCGGTTCGACTTCGGGGACTTCGCGACGCCGTACGATGAGATGCTCGCGGGGCCGGAGGAGATCCCGTCGCCGAGCGGGAGCTCGAG ATCGTCAATCAGAAAAGAATCTGGCCAATTGGACTCCGAGCGATCTATACCCTATCAAAATTATCCGAATGCTGGTTGTGACCAACACTTTGACGAGGAGGATTTTTATCAAGTCTCCTTTCCCCCAAATGGTGAACAAAAATTCAGCATGTCATATAACAAGACCAGGGGAAGACCAGATGATCTTGTTGAAATGACCACTTGCATAGTGGAACCTTCAATTAGTTATGTGGTTGACTCTTGCAATTTGTCAAATGATTCAGAAATGAATCTAGTTATGGACAGTGGTACACATGCTAATGGTGTGAAAGGGAAGGTGAGGCCACCGATCCCTGCAAGTTCCAGCATAAAGAGTGCTAATAGCGATTCTGTACTTGATTCTTGCAGTTTGTCAGATGATTCAGAAATGAATCATGTCCCAGTAATGGACAGTGGTACACTTGGTGATGGTGTGAAAGGGAAGGTGAGCCCACCGTTCCCTGCAAGTTCCAGCATGAGGAGTGCTAATAGTGCTTCTGTAGTTGACCAGCAGCAGCATATTCCAACATGCCTTCccatatctgaaaatatatGTGAAGATGAAAACTACAACAAGAGGTCTAGCACTCATTCAGTGTCAAGTGAGGAAACACCTTCCCCCAATTATCCATTCTTAAGGGTATCCAACACAAGCCTTCCAGCAGCGCCCATCAAAGTACAACCACCACCAATGCCACCATCTAAATTGCTTAATAAAAAGGGAAGCAACAAAAATGGACACTCTGATGCCAATCCTaactctgctgctgctgctgctgctatgaAGGAAGCAATGGAATTTGCTGAAGCCAGATTGAAAGCTGCAAAAGAAATGATGGATAGAAAAGGCGACAGTTTTAAACTCCGGAAGAGGCCAGTTCATCAcagaagcacaaaatcaacagAAATTAAGGAAATTAAGACTCCTGATGAGGTGCATCTCTTTGAAGAAAAGCTGAACATGAGAAGATTATTAGAAGAGGAAAATCAAAACAAGGATCCAGCTTTGCTGGATAACAGTGATGGTAGTGCAGTTAAGTTTGTTGACTGTGATCACAACAAAAAAGGGGTTCTACCACCAGGGAAGCCCCAGGAGATGTTGCAGAATGGCAATAAACTAGAACAATTACGCAAGTGTACATCAGATGCTGGATTTTATGAACTGATTAGCCACGATCAGAGATGCAGACCTAATGCAGTTACATGCAAAGGAAGTAAGGATGGGACAACAAATTCCTTCACCAAACTCAACCagtttgaaaaagaaaaagcaggAGGTTTCGCAGGTGAGCTGAAAAGGTTTAGGAAGCTATGGTTCAGTAATGACACAACAGAGCTGAGAACAGAATGTGTAAATCTGGTAAAAGATGGCATAGCTTCTGTGGAGGTTGAACATAAGGCTCCTAGACCTCCAGAAGTTCCTTCTTGTGAGGAAACAGCGACATACCAAGAGCTAACTGACTCCCGTTTTAAACATTGTCCGGGGGTGGGGATTTCTCTACAAGCTCATGATGATGATGGGAGATTTGAAATTTCATGTATGAATAATATACCTGCCAAAGTGCATGTTGTCCCAGAAATGTGCAGTCCCTATTTGGAGGCTTGTATATCTGGAGGCCATGCCGATGACAACAAAAATCATTCTGTTGCTAGTACTGAGGAAACTCCACTGGTAAGAAAATCTAACCAAGACAACAACAATAAAGAGGAACTCGAGCTTCCATGTGCTGATGAGATACTGTGCACTTCAGCAAGGAGTCAAATTTCACGGGAACATCCTATTCTTCTTAATATTGATGAAACCAATGAAACTCAAGTGAAAATATCAGAATTAGAGGAGTATGCAGAATCTCGTGAAACTTCTGAGGAAGGAAAGTTATTTAGTTTTGTTGATGTAGCATACCTACACAGCGAAAATGAAAGAGCAAATGAAGTAACTTCAGAAGCACTCATCCAtgaagaaatgaagaaatttGGGACTGAGGAGACAGCAGGTGCACATGAAGATTTCCAATATGGAGATGTGGATGCGGATGCGGATGCTGGCTCTTCTGAAAAGGAAGTTAATGTTACTTCAGGAAGTGCTAATGCTAATGGAAATAAAAATGATGAAGCAGAAGTGCTCAATGTATTTGTGGGAGACGCCGAACCGAATGTGAGAACATGTGGTACCTTTGGCAAAGACCCATATCAACTCCAAGAATCACAAGGGTCATTAGGGCCTCAAGATTTGGAGAATATAATGTACAGAGTTGAGGATATTGCATCTCATGGTATGGAAAGAAAGACAAAAGAATCCTTGTTAGAAAATGTTGAGAAGACACTGGTGGAAGAAGTATTAAACCATGTCGGTAGGGAAGGCAAGAAATCCATAGAAGCTGGTATCCACAAAAgacaaaataatatatatgcaGAGGTTAATATAAGGTGTGACAGAGATGGCAACACATGTCATTCTATAAGCGAAGTTTTTACTGATGATGGCAGTGATTATGCCGTGAAGATGAGCACACGGTTAGACAATCTGGCTTCTTCATTTTCAGAAGCATGCACTAGCATGCGGCAGTTGTCTCAAAATGCTGTGTCTGCTTCTGCTGAGAAGGCTGACAAGATCACTCCTGTTCTTGAAAATCTTGAAGAGGATTGCAGAGAAGCAGATAGAGAATTCCGAAACGAAAAATGTACAGCATTAGAAGAAAGGCAAAAGGCTGCAAGCAAAATGGAAGAAAGAGATGACAAAGACAGTATATTGAATGTAAGGTTCAAGGATCAGAAATCTTTTTACATGGACAGTGACATTATACCTAGGTTTGTGGAAGATACTGCATCAGATATTGTTCAGAAATCAAGAGAAGAGAACCCTATTGTTCAGAGAACTAAAGGGAAGAATGACATAAAAAAGACTGAAGGAGAAACCGAGGAGATGCTCGTAAGACaagatgaagataaagaaaagGAATGCAAAATGGAAAAACAAAAAGAGCAAAATAAAGAGAGATGGAGAAGAGaattagaagaagagaaggaacgGGAAATGGAGCGAGCAAAAGATAGACTTGCTGTTCAGAGAGCTACGAGAGAAGCACACGAGAGGGCGTTTGCTGAGGCTCGTGTGAAGGCTAAAAGAATAGCACACGAGAGGGCGTTTGCACGACAACGAGCAGATGCAGAATCCcatgagaaagaagagaagacaACCGCTGAAGCACCTGCTGAGAAGGCTAATAGAGAAGCTAGAATGAAAGCAGAACGTGCAGCAGTTGAGAGAGCAACTGCTGAAGCTCGAGAGAGGGCAATTGAAAAGGCAAAGGCTGCTTCAGATGCAAAGGAGCGAATGGAGAGGTTCAGGTCCTCTTTCAAGGATAGTTTTAAGGTTACTAATCAG GATAATCAACAGGAGACACAATTTCAGAAGTCAGCTTTTAATAACTGTGGAAAAAGCATGGGTTCTTGCAATGAAG TAGTTGAAGTTGAGTCAGCTCTAAGACATAAAGCAAAATTGGAGAGGCAACAACGCACAGCTGAGCGAGCG CCCTTGCTGAAAAGAACATGCGGGACATGCTGGCTCAGAGGGAGCAAGCAGAGAGACAC AGATTGGCTGAATTTCTCGATCCTGAAGTCAAGAGATGGTCAAATGGAAAAGAAGGAAATCTGCGAGCATTGCTGTCCACATTACAATAT ATACTTGGTTCAGACAGTGGCTGGCAGTCAGTTCCCCTCACAGATCTTATTACAACTACTGGTGTCAAGAAAGCATACAGGAAGGCAACCCTTTGTGTCCATCCTGATAAATTACAACAACGAGGCGCTACAATAA